A single Streptomyces sp. 2114.4 DNA region contains:
- a CDS encoding choline/carnitine O-acyltransferase produces MTTFAHEDSLPRVPLPTLEASAERFLAWCAPLLTADELAATEAEVAAFLRPGGPGRALHAALEEYDATEGVHSWLDTFWPYRYLGRRDRIALNANFFFLFQDAVPQPSQVERAAGLIAGAVDHKRQLDAELIPPVVQRGVPQSMIQNKYLFSATRIPGAQQDTVRSPYTDAWPGPSRARHIVVFFRGNMFRMEVLGADGVPHSLDDLEAGLRAVQKAGAEPAPEGTSVGHLTTMARAEWAAARESLRAVHPRNADALDDIETALFCVCLEDFAPEDTQQACDQLLYGDRGNRWFDKAVSLIVFADGRAGINVEHCELDGTTILSFTDALLSTPAEEHSRRSGARPQGLPSVEPVVFELDDALRSQVRSAAEAFAAYGESTATRTVSFDDFGSTTAKALGSSPDAFVQLAYQLAHQRAKGHLGATYESIATRQWRHGRTEAMRVVTPEIQAFVAAMEDPAADADTRRAAFRAAAAKHVARAKECQAGDAPEQHLWELELIQRRRGTELGVTEQPALYRTPGWLTMRDDYLSTSSAPSANIQYFGFGSTSSRCIGVAYVLLPDRFHLYLSTPLAVADQMHTFADRLREAVAELRELLSTGEGGA; encoded by the coding sequence ATGACGACTTTCGCCCACGAGGACAGCCTGCCGCGGGTGCCCCTGCCCACGCTGGAGGCCAGCGCCGAGCGGTTCCTCGCCTGGTGCGCACCGCTGCTGACCGCCGACGAGCTGGCGGCGACCGAGGCGGAGGTGGCCGCCTTCCTCCGGCCCGGCGGCCCCGGCCGGGCACTGCACGCGGCGCTGGAGGAGTACGACGCCACCGAGGGCGTCCACAGCTGGCTCGACACCTTCTGGCCCTACCGCTACCTGGGCCGCCGCGACCGGATCGCGCTCAACGCCAACTTCTTCTTCCTCTTCCAGGACGCCGTACCCCAGCCGTCGCAGGTGGAGCGGGCCGCCGGTCTCATCGCCGGGGCCGTCGACCACAAGCGGCAGCTCGATGCGGAACTCATTCCTCCCGTGGTGCAGCGCGGCGTACCCCAGTCGATGATCCAGAACAAGTACCTGTTCTCCGCCACCCGCATCCCCGGCGCCCAGCAGGACACCGTCCGCAGCCCCTACACCGACGCCTGGCCGGGCCCCTCCCGCGCCCGGCACATCGTGGTGTTCTTCCGCGGCAACATGTTCCGGATGGAGGTGCTCGGCGCCGACGGCGTCCCGCACAGCCTCGACGACCTCGAAGCGGGCCTGCGCGCCGTGCAGAAGGCCGGCGCCGAACCGGCCCCCGAGGGCACCTCGGTGGGCCACCTCACCACCATGGCCCGCGCCGAGTGGGCCGCGGCCCGGGAGTCCCTGCGCGCCGTCCACCCCCGCAACGCGGACGCCCTCGACGACATCGAGACCGCCCTGTTCTGCGTCTGCCTGGAGGACTTCGCCCCCGAGGACACCCAGCAGGCCTGCGACCAGCTGCTGTACGGCGACCGCGGCAACCGCTGGTTCGACAAGGCCGTCTCCCTGATCGTCTTCGCGGACGGCCGGGCGGGCATCAACGTCGAGCACTGTGAGCTGGACGGCACCACCATCCTCAGCTTCACCGACGCCCTGCTCAGCACCCCCGCCGAGGAACACTCCCGCCGCTCCGGAGCCCGCCCCCAGGGGCTCCCCTCCGTGGAACCGGTCGTCTTCGAACTGGACGACGCCCTCCGCTCTCAGGTGCGCTCCGCCGCCGAGGCGTTCGCGGCCTACGGGGAGAGCACCGCGACCCGGACCGTCTCCTTCGACGACTTCGGCAGCACCACCGCCAAGGCCCTCGGCTCCTCGCCGGACGCCTTCGTCCAGCTCGCCTACCAACTCGCCCACCAGCGCGCCAAGGGGCACCTCGGCGCCACCTACGAGTCGATCGCCACCCGCCAGTGGCGGCACGGCCGCACCGAGGCGATGCGGGTGGTCACCCCGGAGATCCAGGCGTTCGTCGCCGCGATGGAGGACCCGGCGGCCGACGCGGACACCCGACGGGCCGCCTTCCGCGCCGCCGCCGCCAAGCACGTCGCCCGCGCCAAGGAGTGCCAGGCCGGCGACGCACCCGAGCAGCACCTGTGGGAGCTGGAACTGATCCAGCGCCGCCGCGGCACGGAACTCGGCGTGACCGAGCAGCCCGCCCTCTACCGCACGCCCGGCTGGCTGACGATGCGCGACGACTACCTGAGCACCAGCTCGGCCCCGTCCGCCAACATCCAGTACTTCGGCTTCGGCTCCACCAGCAGCCGCTGCATCGGCGTCGCCTACGTCCTCCTGCCCGACCGTTTCCACCTCTACCTGAGCACGCCACTGGCCGTGGCCGACCAGATGCACACCTTCGCCGACCGGCTCCGCGAGGCGGTGGCGGAACTCCGGGAACTGCTGTCCACGGGGGAGGGCGGGGCCTGA
- a CDS encoding AMP-binding protein: MTPATGFTSYADALLAALARDPSRTAVTVGEDGEEITAGALHATVHRMAAVLAAHGTGPGQTVCLLSGNRPEALAARYAASLLGARVVFLYDGMAAETLARIAAGVDTTLLLVDPALHDTARTLLHHLRGPVPEVMTLGEDTTAPDTAGPGADPGTGPVPDLLAAAAALPATPEVPSAARPEEDWCIRHTGGTTGIPKGVRMRHAPYARMVIQQRMETAGDPPRFLACTPLAHLAGILADAALVAGGTVVLHRAFDPTAVLAAVARHRITHLWLLPPLLYRLLDDPTLRTTDLSSLTRISYGGCAASPTRLAQAAEAFGPVLFGMYGQAEAMSITEARPEDHLRTGPGGRITVGRALPGVTLAVRDADGRDLPAGERGEVHVRSAAVMNGYWKQPDETAQVLGADGWLRTGDVGVLDEEGRLYLVDRVKDLIIVVGGHVHPAEIEDLLHTHPAIAHCAVYGVRGADEAEEVHAAVVPAPGHRVDADALRAFVTEHKGTLYAPAAVRVLDTLPLTPVGKPDKALLRATAATAATA; the protein is encoded by the coding sequence ATGACACCCGCCACCGGCTTCACCAGTTACGCCGACGCTCTCCTCGCCGCCCTCGCCCGTGACCCCTCCCGCACCGCGGTGACCGTGGGGGAGGACGGCGAGGAGATCACCGCCGGCGCCCTGCACGCCACCGTCCACCGCATGGCGGCGGTGCTCGCCGCCCACGGCACCGGCCCCGGCCAGACCGTCTGCCTCCTCAGCGGCAACCGCCCCGAGGCGCTGGCCGCCCGCTACGCCGCGAGCCTCCTCGGCGCCCGGGTGGTCTTCCTCTACGACGGCATGGCCGCCGAGACCCTGGCCCGGATCGCCGCCGGCGTGGACACCACCCTGCTCCTGGTCGACCCGGCCCTCCACGACACCGCGCGCACGCTGCTCCACCACCTCCGGGGCCCGGTCCCTGAGGTCATGACCCTGGGGGAGGACACGACCGCTCCGGACACCGCCGGTCCGGGCGCCGATCCGGGCACCGGCCCGGTCCCCGACCTGCTCGCCGCCGCTGCCGCGCTGCCCGCCACCCCCGAGGTGCCGAGCGCGGCACGCCCCGAGGAGGACTGGTGCATCCGGCACACCGGTGGCACGACCGGCATCCCCAAGGGCGTCCGGATGAGACACGCCCCGTATGCCCGGATGGTGATCCAGCAGCGCATGGAGACCGCCGGCGATCCGCCGCGCTTCCTGGCCTGCACCCCGCTCGCCCACCTCGCGGGCATCCTGGCCGATGCCGCGCTCGTGGCCGGCGGCACCGTCGTGCTGCACCGCGCCTTCGACCCCACCGCCGTACTGGCCGCCGTTGCCCGCCACCGCATCACCCACCTCTGGCTGCTGCCCCCGCTCCTCTACCGGCTCCTCGACGACCCCACCCTCCGCACCACCGACCTCAGCTCCCTCACCCGCATCTCCTACGGCGGCTGTGCGGCCTCACCCACCCGGCTGGCACAGGCCGCCGAGGCCTTCGGCCCGGTCCTGTTCGGGATGTACGGCCAGGCCGAGGCGATGTCGATCACCGAGGCCCGCCCGGAGGACCACCTCCGCACCGGCCCCGGCGGACGGATCACCGTCGGCCGCGCCCTGCCCGGAGTGACGCTCGCCGTGCGCGACGCGGACGGGCGGGACCTGCCGGCGGGGGAGCGGGGCGAGGTCCATGTGCGCTCCGCCGCGGTGATGAACGGCTACTGGAAGCAGCCCGACGAGACGGCGCAGGTCCTGGGGGCCGACGGCTGGCTGCGCACCGGCGATGTCGGCGTGCTGGACGAGGAGGGGCGCCTCTACCTCGTCGACCGGGTCAAGGACCTGATCATCGTCGTGGGCGGGCACGTCCACCCGGCGGAGATCGAAGACCTGCTGCACACCCATCCCGCGATCGCCCACTGCGCCGTCTACGGGGTGCGCGGGGCGGACGAGGCCGAGGAGGTGCACGCCGCGGTCGTCCCCGCCCCGGGCCACCGGGTGGACGCCGACGCCCTGCGGGCCTTCGTCACCGAGCACAAGGGCACCCTGTACGCCCCGGCCGCCGTCCGCGTCCTCGACACCCTCCCCCTCACCCCCGTGGGCAAGCCGGACAAGGCGCTGCTGCGCGCCACGGCCGCCACGGCCGCGACGGCCTGA
- a CDS encoding PadR family transcriptional regulator: protein MSLPHAILTALLEKPSSGLALTRRFDRSIGYFWSATHQQIYRELGKLEQAGFIRALPSAQPSRGQKKEFEVLPAGRTELTRWAGGEQDPKPIRDALLLRLRASAVVGRAGLDEELRRHLTLHRRQLAEYQEIEDRDFGAAADPEDRLRRLVLRAGIGLETFWVQWLEEALAEVTELDAAGEDRSGGPADGGPAG, encoded by the coding sequence ATGTCACTCCCGCACGCCATCCTCACCGCCCTGCTGGAGAAGCCGTCGTCGGGGCTGGCGCTGACCCGCAGGTTCGACCGGTCGATCGGCTACTTCTGGTCGGCCACGCATCAGCAGATCTACCGGGAGCTGGGGAAGCTGGAGCAGGCCGGGTTCATCCGGGCGCTGCCGAGCGCGCAGCCGTCCCGCGGGCAGAAGAAGGAGTTCGAGGTACTGCCCGCGGGACGGACCGAGCTGACCCGCTGGGCCGGCGGCGAGCAGGACCCCAAGCCCATCCGGGACGCGCTGCTGCTGCGGCTGCGGGCTTCGGCGGTGGTGGGGCGGGCCGGGCTCGACGAGGAACTGCGGCGGCATCTGACGCTGCACCGGCGGCAGTTGGCGGAGTACCAGGAGATCGAGGACCGCGATTTCGGGGCCGCGGCGGATCCGGAGGACCGGCTGCGGCGCCTGGTGCTGCGGGCCGGGATCGGCCTGGAGACCTTCTGGGTCCAGTGGCTGGAGGAGGCGTTGGCGGAGGTCACGGAGCTGGATGCCGCCGGGGAGGACCGGAGCGGGGGGCCGGCGGACGGCGGCCCGGCCGGGTGA
- the glnA gene encoding type I glutamate--ammonia ligase, with the protein MFQNADEAKKFIADEDVKFIDVRFCDLPGVMQHFTIPAKAFDPAEELAFDGSSIRGFQAIHESDMALRADLSTARVDPFRRDKTVNINFFIHDPITGEQYSRDPRNIAKKAEAYLASTGIADTAFFGPEAEFYVFDSVRFETGANQSFYHIDSEAGAWNTGSEENNRGYKVRYKGGYFPAPPVDHFADLRAEISLELDAAGLQVERQHHEVGTAGQAEINYKFNTLLAAADDLMLFKYIVKNVAWRNGKTATFMPKPIFGDNGSGMHVHQSLWQGGSPLFYDEQGYAGLSDTARYYIGGILKHAPSLLAFTNPTVNSYHRLVPGFEAPVNLVYSQRNRSAAMRIPITGSNPKAKRVEFRAPDPSSNPYLAFSALLLAGLDGVKNKIEPAEPIDKDLYELAPEEHAGVPQVPTSLPAVLDALEADNEYLQQGGVFTSDLIETWIDYKRTNEIAPIQLRPHPHEFELYFDI; encoded by the coding sequence ATGTTCCAGAACGCCGACGAGGCCAAGAAGTTCATCGCCGACGAGGACGTGAAGTTCATCGACGTCCGGTTCTGCGACCTGCCCGGTGTGATGCAGCACTTCACCATCCCGGCGAAGGCGTTCGACCCCGCCGAGGAACTCGCCTTCGACGGTTCCTCGATCCGCGGCTTCCAGGCCATCCACGAGTCGGACATGGCGCTGCGCGCGGACCTGTCGACGGCTCGGGTGGACCCGTTCCGCCGCGACAAGACCGTCAACATCAACTTCTTCATCCACGACCCGATCACCGGCGAGCAGTACAGCCGTGACCCGCGGAACATCGCCAAGAAGGCCGAGGCCTACCTCGCCTCGACCGGCATCGCCGACACCGCGTTCTTCGGCCCCGAGGCCGAGTTTTACGTGTTCGACAGCGTGCGCTTCGAGACCGGCGCGAACCAGTCCTTCTACCACATCGACTCCGAGGCGGGCGCCTGGAACACCGGGTCGGAGGAGAACAACCGCGGCTACAAGGTCCGCTACAAGGGCGGCTACTTCCCGGCCCCGCCGGTCGACCACTTCGCCGACCTGCGTGCCGAGATCTCCCTGGAGCTGGACGCGGCCGGCCTGCAGGTCGAGCGCCAGCACCACGAGGTCGGCACCGCCGGCCAGGCGGAGATCAACTACAAGTTCAACACGCTGCTCGCCGCCGCCGACGACCTGATGCTCTTCAAGTACATCGTGAAGAACGTCGCCTGGCGCAACGGCAAGACCGCGACCTTCATGCCCAAGCCGATCTTCGGTGACAACGGCTCCGGCATGCACGTCCACCAGTCGCTGTGGCAGGGCGGCAGCCCGCTCTTCTACGACGAGCAGGGCTACGCGGGCCTCTCGGACACCGCCCGCTACTACATCGGCGGCATCCTCAAGCACGCCCCGTCGCTGCTGGCCTTCACCAACCCGACGGTGAACTCCTACCACCGCCTGGTCCCCGGCTTCGAGGCCCCGGTCAACCTGGTCTACTCGCAGCGCAACCGCTCCGCGGCCATGCGTATCCCGATCACGGGCTCGAACCCCAAGGCCAAGCGCGTCGAGTTCCGCGCCCCGGACCCGTCCTCGAACCCGTACCTCGCCTTCTCCGCTCTCCTCCTCGCGGGCCTGGACGGCGTCAAGAACAAGATCGAGCCGGCCGAGCCGATCGACAAGGACCTCTACGAGCTCGCCCCCGAGGAGCACGCGGGCGTCCCCCAGGTCCCCACCTCCCTCCCGGCCGTCCTCGACGCCCTCGAGGCCGACAACGAGTACCTCCAGCAGGGCGGCGTCTTCACCTCCGACCTGATCGAAACCTGGATCGACTACAAGCGCACCAACGAAATCGCCCCGATCCAGCTGCGGCCGCACCCGCACGAGTTCGAGCTTTACTTCGACATCTAA
- a CDS encoding DUF4191 domain-containing protein gives MARKVNAEGAAGAAGAENTGRLKQIALTYKMTRRVDSKVGLVVAGVGIVVFGVLLAVGFAIGHEIYAGILGFVLAFLAMAIVFGRRAERAAFGQMEGQPGAAAAVLDNVGRGWTVTPAVAMNRSQDVVHRAVGKAGIVLVGEGNPNRLRGLLAAEKKRMARTVADAPVHDIIVGDGEGQVPLKKIRTTLLKLPRVLPGAQVTAVNDRLKALGDLMSNMPVPKGPMPKGMRMPKGGGKTR, from the coding sequence ATGGCGAGGAAGGTAAATGCTGAGGGCGCTGCCGGCGCTGCCGGCGCTGAGAACACCGGGCGGCTGAAGCAGATCGCCCTGACCTACAAGATGACCCGTCGGGTCGACTCCAAGGTCGGTCTAGTCGTCGCTGGTGTAGGCATCGTCGTATTCGGCGTTCTCCTTGCCGTCGGCTTCGCGATCGGCCACGAAATCTACGCGGGGATCCTGGGCTTCGTCCTGGCCTTCCTCGCCATGGCGATCGTCTTCGGACGGCGCGCCGAGCGGGCTGCCTTCGGGCAGATGGAAGGCCAGCCCGGCGCGGCGGCCGCCGTGCTGGACAACGTCGGCCGCGGCTGGACGGTGACCCCCGCGGTGGCCATGAACCGCAGCCAGGACGTGGTCCACCGCGCCGTCGGCAAGGCCGGGATCGTGCTGGTCGGCGAGGGCAACCCGAACCGGCTGCGCGGCCTGCTGGCCGCCGAGAAGAAGCGGATGGCGCGCACCGTCGCCGACGCCCCGGTCCACGACATCATCGTGGGCGACGGCGAGGGCCAGGTGCCGCTGAAGAAGATCCGTACGACGCTGCTGAAGCTGCCGCGCGTGCTCCCCGGCGCCCAGGTCACCGCCGTCAACGACCGGCTCAAGGCGCTGGGCGACCTGATGAGCAACATGCCGGTTCCGAAGGGCCCGATGCCGAAGGGCATGCGCATGCCCAAGGGCGGCGGCAAGACCCGCTGA
- a CDS encoding NADPH-dependent 2,4-dienoyl-CoA reductase, whose amino-acid sequence MSPYPHLMSPLDLGFTTLPNRVLMGSMHIGLEEAENGFDRMAAFYAARARGGVGLMVTGGIAPNEAGRPYDGGAKLTTEEEAAQHRTVTDAVHAAGGRIAMQILHFGRYAYHADLVAPSALQAPISPFAPHALTDDEVEQTIEDYVRAAELAKSAGYDGVEIMGSEGYLINEFIVGATNQRTDRWGGSYENRVRFPLEIVRRTRERVGTDFILIYRLSMLDLVPGGSTLEEVVTLAKEIEAAGATIINTGIGWHEARIPTIVTSVPRGAYTWVTKRLMGSVTIPLVTSNRINTPEVAEELLADGRADMVSLARPFLADPDFVAKAKDGRSGEINTCIGCNQACLDHTFSGKITSCLVNPRACHETELVLSPTRRRKRLAVVGAGPAGLACAVSAAERGHEVTLFDAADEIGGQLNLAKRVPGKEEFEETLRYFRTQLVRQGVEVRLNTPVTAGDLGGYDEVVVATGVTPRTPEIKGVDHPSVVSYLDVLRGGAQVGERVAILGAGGIGFDVAEFLTDAGDAASQDPETYFRSWGVDTTYGERGGLRAPERPKAPRKVHLLQRKTSKVGAGLGKTTGWIHRAELRHRGVTTVAGAAYDRIDDEGLHFTVDGTAGTLPVDTVVLCTGQEPRRDLYEELRAEGRAVHLIGGADVAAELDAKRAIAQGTELAAAL is encoded by the coding sequence ATGAGTCCGTACCCGCACCTGATGAGCCCGCTCGACCTCGGGTTCACGACCCTTCCCAACCGGGTGCTGATGGGGTCGATGCACATCGGCCTGGAGGAGGCCGAGAACGGCTTCGACCGGATGGCCGCCTTCTACGCCGCCCGCGCGCGCGGCGGCGTCGGCCTGATGGTGACCGGCGGTATCGCGCCGAACGAGGCGGGACGGCCCTATGACGGCGGGGCCAAGCTCACCACCGAGGAGGAGGCGGCGCAGCACCGGACCGTGACCGATGCGGTGCACGCCGCGGGCGGCCGGATCGCGATGCAGATCCTGCACTTCGGGCGGTACGCGTACCACGCCGATCTGGTGGCCCCCAGCGCGCTCCAGGCGCCCATCAGCCCCTTTGCGCCCCATGCGCTCACCGACGACGAGGTCGAGCAGACCATCGAGGACTATGTGCGGGCGGCGGAGCTGGCCAAGTCCGCCGGCTACGACGGTGTCGAGATCATGGGCTCCGAGGGCTATCTGATCAACGAGTTCATCGTGGGCGCGACCAATCAGCGCACGGACCGGTGGGGCGGCTCGTACGAGAACCGGGTGCGCTTCCCGCTGGAGATCGTCCGCCGTACCCGCGAACGGGTCGGCACGGACTTCATCCTGATCTACCGGCTCTCGATGCTGGACCTCGTTCCGGGCGGCTCGACGCTGGAGGAGGTGGTGACGCTCGCCAAGGAGATCGAGGCGGCCGGCGCCACCATCATCAACACCGGTATCGGCTGGCACGAGGCCCGGATCCCCACCATCGTGACCTCGGTACCGCGCGGCGCCTACACCTGGGTGACCAAGCGGCTGATGGGCTCGGTCACCATCCCCCTGGTGACCAGCAACCGCATCAACACGCCCGAGGTGGCGGAGGAGCTGCTGGCCGACGGGCGGGCCGACATGGTGTCGCTGGCCCGGCCCTTCCTCGCCGACCCGGACTTCGTCGCCAAGGCGAAGGACGGCCGGTCCGGGGAGATCAACACCTGCATCGGCTGCAACCAGGCCTGCCTCGACCACACCTTCAGCGGGAAGATCACGTCCTGTCTGGTCAATCCGCGGGCGTGCCACGAGACCGAGCTGGTCCTCTCCCCGACCCGGCGGCGCAAGCGCCTCGCGGTGGTCGGCGCCGGGCCCGCCGGGCTCGCCTGTGCCGTGTCCGCCGCCGAACGCGGGCACGAGGTCACGCTGTTCGACGCCGCGGACGAGATCGGCGGGCAGCTGAACCTCGCCAAGCGGGTGCCGGGCAAGGAGGAGTTCGAGGAGACCCTGCGCTACTTCCGTACGCAGCTGGTGCGGCAGGGGGTGGAGGTCCGGCTGAACACCCCCGTGACGGCCGGGGACCTCGGCGGGTACGACGAGGTCGTGGTGGCCACCGGGGTCACCCCGCGCACCCCGGAGATCAAGGGCGTCGACCATCCGAGCGTCGTCAGCTACCTCGATGTGCTGCGCGGCGGCGCGCAGGTCGGCGAGCGGGTGGCGATCCTCGGGGCCGGGGGCATCGGCTTCGATGTCGCGGAGTTCCTGACCGATGCCGGCGACGCGGCGAGCCAGGACCCGGAGACGTACTTCCGCTCCTGGGGCGTCGACACGACGTACGGCGAGCGCGGCGGGCTGCGGGCGCCCGAGCGTCCCAAGGCCCCGCGCAAGGTGCATCTGCTGCAGCGCAAGACGTCGAAGGTCGGCGCCGGCCTCGGCAAGACGACCGGCTGGATCCACCGTGCGGAGCTGCGGCACCGGGGCGTGACCACGGTCGCCGGGGCGGCGTACGACCGGATCGACGACGAGGGCCTGCACTTCACCGTCGACGGTACGGCCGGCACCCTTCCCGTGGACACCGTCGTGCTGTGCACCGGGCAGGAGCCGCGCCGGGACCTGTACGAGGAGCTGCGGGCCGAGGGGCGCGCGGTGCACCTGATCGGCGGTGCGGACGTCGCCGCGGAGCTGGACGCCAAGCGCGCCATCGCACAGGGAACGGAGCTGGCGGCGGCGCTGTGA
- a CDS encoding RDD family protein: MDNRQAIGSWISGPRAAAEDMGVEFGYRGQQLGLPETGPGSIARPGRRFAALFLDWALCMLIAYGLLSGGKAQSASNWALLVFAVLSVLTVGTVGFTPGKRLLGLRVVAEGGGRISLPRVVLRTVLLVVVIPAVVWDRDGRGLHDRLSRAVQVRI, translated from the coding sequence GTGGACAACAGGCAAGCAATCGGATCGTGGATCTCCGGGCCCCGCGCGGCAGCCGAGGACATGGGTGTCGAGTTCGGGTACCGCGGGCAGCAGCTCGGGCTGCCGGAGACGGGGCCGGGCTCGATCGCGCGCCCCGGGCGCCGCTTCGCCGCGCTCTTCCTCGACTGGGCGCTGTGCATGCTCATCGCCTACGGCCTGCTCAGCGGCGGCAAGGCCCAGTCGGCGAGCAACTGGGCGCTGCTGGTCTTCGCGGTGCTCAGCGTGCTGACGGTGGGCACGGTCGGATTCACGCCGGGCAAGCGGCTGCTGGGCCTGCGGGTGGTCGCCGAGGGCGGTGGCCGGATTTCGCTGCCGCGGGTCGTGCTCCGCACGGTGCTGCTCGTCGTGGTCATCCCGGCCGTGGTCTGGGACCGGGACGGGCGGGGGCTGCACGATCGCCTCTCGCGCGCCGTGCAGGTCCGGATCTGA
- a CDS encoding arpA protein, whose translation MSTVQAITPDQVVDTARYPLSQLDSAEGRAVIARARRDLAASGCTVLPDFIRPSLREALEQECAALAPHAHYDVETVNVYNIAVDQELPEDHPGRRTFQRGNAFVPRDRVPATSLIGSLYAHTAFQDFIARCFGLPRLHELADPLSGLVLNVVAPGMEHPWHFDTNEFTVSLLTRQAQDGGVFEYCPNIRSAQDEHFDDVRDVLDGRGERLTRRLPLHPGDLQLFKGRYSLHRVSPVRGELARHSAIFAYSERPGVIGSVARTRQLFGRVLPEHLAAEGRAVRGDQLLD comes from the coding sequence ATGAGCACTGTGCAAGCCATCACGCCCGACCAGGTGGTCGACACCGCCCGGTACCCCCTGTCGCAGCTCGACAGCGCCGAAGGGCGGGCCGTGATCGCCCGTGCCCGGCGCGACCTCGCGGCGTCCGGCTGCACCGTGCTGCCGGACTTCATCCGTCCGTCGCTCCGCGAGGCGCTGGAACAGGAGTGCGCGGCCCTCGCGCCCCACGCGCACTACGACGTCGAGACCGTCAACGTCTACAACATCGCGGTGGACCAGGAGCTGCCCGAGGACCACCCCGGCCGCCGGACCTTCCAGCGCGGCAATGCGTTCGTCCCCCGCGACCGCGTCCCCGCGACCTCCCTCATCGGCAGCCTCTACGCCCACACCGCGTTCCAGGACTTCATCGCCCGCTGCTTCGGACTGCCCCGGCTGCACGAGCTGGCGGACCCGCTCTCCGGGTTGGTCCTCAACGTCGTCGCGCCGGGCATGGAGCACCCCTGGCACTTCGACACCAACGAGTTCACGGTCAGCCTGCTCACCCGCCAGGCACAGGACGGCGGCGTCTTCGAGTACTGCCCGAACATCAGGTCCGCCCAGGACGAGCACTTCGACGACGTCCGCGACGTCCTGGACGGCCGGGGCGAGCGGCTGACCCGGCGCCTCCCGCTGCACCCCGGCGACCTCCAGCTGTTCAAGGGCCGCTACTCGCTGCACCGGGTGAGCCCGGTGCGCGGCGAACTCGCGCGCCACTCCGCGATCTTCGCCTACAGCGAGCGCCCCGGTGTCATCGGGAGCGTGGCCCGCACCCGGCAGCTCTTCGGCCGGGTGCTGCCCGAGCATCTGGCGGCCGAGGGCCGGGCCGTACGGGGTGACCAGCTGCTGGATTAG
- a CDS encoding Fpg/Nei family DNA glycosylase: protein MPELPEVESLARFLEERLVGRGVGRVYAVAVHALKTYDPPLEALEGGRVEGVARHGKFLDLRVGELHLVMHLARAGWVRWRDRLPEVPPRPGKGPLALRVRLAEPADGAGFDVTEAGTQKHLAVYVVRDPQEVAGIARLGPDPLAEGFTLEAFAGLLAGENRQIKGVLRDQSVIAGIGNAYSDEILHVARMSPFKLAAKLSGEEVARVHEAIGSTLGEAVGRSRGLALKDLKAEKKSGLRVHGRKGEPCPVCGDTIREVSFSDSSMQYCPHCQTGGKVLADRRMSRLLK, encoded by the coding sequence ATGCCTGAATTGCCGGAAGTTGAATCGCTGGCCCGGTTTTTGGAGGAGCGGCTGGTCGGGCGGGGAGTGGGGCGGGTGTATGCGGTGGCCGTGCATGCGCTCAAGACATACGATCCGCCGCTGGAGGCGCTCGAAGGCGGCCGGGTCGAGGGGGTGGCGCGGCACGGGAAGTTTCTGGATCTGCGGGTCGGGGAGCTGCACCTGGTCATGCACCTTGCCCGGGCTGGGTGGGTGCGGTGGAGGGACCGGCTGCCGGAGGTGCCGCCGCGGCCCGGGAAGGGGCCGCTGGCGCTGCGGGTGCGGCTCGCGGAGCCCGCGGACGGGGCGGGGTTCGACGTGACCGAGGCCGGGACTCAGAAGCATCTGGCGGTGTATGTGGTGCGGGATCCGCAGGAGGTGGCGGGGATCGCGCGACTGGGGCCGGATCCGCTGGCGGAGGGCTTCACCCTGGAGGCCTTCGCAGGGCTGCTGGCGGGGGAAAACCGGCAGATCAAGGGGGTACTGCGGGACCAGAGCGTGATCGCCGGGATCGGGAACGCCTACTCGGACGAGATTCTGCACGTGGCGCGGATGTCGCCGTTCAAGCTGGCCGCCAAGCTCTCCGGGGAGGAGGTGGCGCGGGTCCATGAGGCGATCGGCAGCACGCTCGGGGAGGCGGTCGGGCGGTCGCGTGGGCTGGCGCTCAAGGATCTCAAGGCGGAGAAGAAGAGCGGGCTGCGGGTGCACGGGCGGAAGGGGGAGCCCTGTCCGGTGTGCGGGGACACGATCCGCGAGGTGTCGTTCAGTGACTCGTCGATGCAGTACTGCCCTCACTGTCAGACCGGGGGCAAGGTTCTTGCGGACCGGCGGATGTCCCGGTTGCTGAAGTAG